In one window of Arthrobacter pascens DNA:
- a CDS encoding DUF4383 domain-containing protein: MTSASSGGRTLGRTNIQKAALVVGAVFALVGILGFIPGITSNYGSLGMAGHDSEAMLLGVFQVSILHNIVHLLFGAAGIAMARSVAQSRNFLLVGGAIYLVLWLYGLLVGQESPANFVPLNTADNWLHLILGLGMIALGVALSRGTSRAGRTTTAH; the protein is encoded by the coding sequence ATGACAAGCGCAAGTTCCGGCGGTCGGACGTTAGGCCGCACCAATATCCAGAAAGCGGCACTCGTCGTGGGCGCGGTTTTTGCCCTGGTTGGAATCCTGGGATTCATTCCGGGCATCACCAGCAACTATGGGTCGCTGGGCATGGCAGGCCACGATTCCGAGGCCATGCTGCTGGGAGTCTTCCAGGTCTCCATCCTGCATAACATCGTCCACCTGCTGTTTGGTGCAGCGGGTATCGCGATGGCACGCAGTGTAGCGCAGTCCCGGAATTTCCTGCTGGTGGGCGGGGCAATCTACCTTGTCCTCTGGCTCTACGGCTTGCTGGTGGGGCAAGAGAGCCCGGCCAATTTCGTGCCCCTCAACACAGCTGACAACTGGCTGCACCTGATCCTGGGCCTCGGCATGATTGCCCTGGGCGTGGCGCTCTCGCGTGGCACTTCCCGGGCAGGACGCACCACAACGGCGCACTAA
- a CDS encoding DUF4188 domain-containing protein has protein sequence MAQQVFPGRYTADLESESVTVFLIGMRANRWWKVRTVAKVAASMPRMLQHLAADPASGLLGYEQWFGRTTVLLSYWQSPEHLRKFAADRDSPHLEPWRRFMKELSGTGDVGVWHETYQVPAGGIEVVYNGMPLFGLAKATAHVPVGAGSNTAKQRMGRSARPVADSSS, from the coding sequence ATGGCGCAGCAGGTATTCCCCGGCCGTTACACCGCTGATCTCGAAAGTGAGTCGGTGACCGTCTTCCTCATCGGAATGCGCGCGAACCGGTGGTGGAAGGTCAGAACCGTTGCAAAGGTCGCCGCCTCGATGCCCAGGATGCTCCAGCATCTCGCCGCCGATCCGGCGTCGGGCTTGCTGGGGTATGAGCAGTGGTTCGGGCGCACCACGGTACTCCTCAGTTACTGGCAGAGTCCGGAGCATCTTCGGAAATTCGCGGCGGACCGCGACTCACCGCACCTGGAACCGTGGCGGCGCTTCATGAAAGAGCTTTCCGGAACCGGGGATGTAGGCGTCTGGCACGAAACCTATCAAGTACCCGCCGGAGGCATCGAGGTGGTGTACAACGGCATGCCACTTTTCGGGCTGGCCAAAGCCACTGCGCATGTCCCCGTCGGCGCCGGAAGCAACACGGCAAAGCAGCGCATGGGCCGCTCCGCAAGGCCCGTTGCGGACAGCAGTTCCTAA
- the yczR gene encoding MocR-like transcription factor YczR, whose amino-acid sequence MSGSLNPSSLARLLGNWHAGAAPAYRELADVVRLLVLDGRVPLDTALPSERALSETLGISRTTVTAAYAHLREQGFLSSGQGSRGRTRIPRITPLGTTLVTGHGLTTSGRSSPGPSGPGPSAPGLAAPGLAAPGLAAPDGLIDLAYASMPASGEVVHRAFAAALTELPALLPGFGYDAIGLLPLREAIAERYSSAGVRTTSAQILVTSGAQHALNIVIRALAGRQDKILMEHPSYPNALDAIRVAGCRPVPVAFSQAVHGAADDAGGNPGSSSRHVYAWDMHALQTAMMQQRPRIAYVVPDFHNPTGQAMKDAQRRQLVRAAEAAGTVLVVDETLRELNLDGAVTTPVAAFSSGVVTIGSLSKSHWGGLRTGWIRASEPLIQRFAAARTSLDLGGPVMEQLAAAHLVRAMDEPLPGRLEALRRNRSALLELLHGHLPDWEAAWPSGGLSVWCKLPAPMSTALTVIAPDFGIRLAAGPRFGIGGAFERYLRVPFTLPPEQLETAVRALKSAQDKLDAAPQLRRTLKTAPAVAIA is encoded by the coding sequence ATGTCCGGCTCCTTGAACCCCTCCTCCCTGGCCCGCCTGCTGGGCAACTGGCACGCCGGCGCCGCCCCCGCCTACCGCGAGCTGGCCGACGTCGTTCGCCTCCTGGTCCTGGATGGCAGGGTACCGCTGGACACCGCTTTGCCGAGCGAGCGGGCTCTGTCCGAAACCCTCGGCATCAGCCGGACCACAGTGACGGCCGCCTATGCGCACCTGCGGGAGCAGGGCTTCCTCAGCAGCGGTCAGGGCAGCCGGGGTCGTACTCGGATCCCCCGCATCACGCCGCTGGGCACGACGCTGGTGACAGGCCACGGGCTCACGACTTCCGGGCGCAGTTCTCCCGGCCCCTCGGGCCCCGGCCCCTCAGCGCCAGGGCTAGCGGCACCGGGGCTCGCAGCCCCGGGACTGGCGGCGCCTGATGGGCTCATAGACCTCGCCTACGCCTCAATGCCTGCCAGCGGCGAAGTGGTGCACCGCGCGTTCGCCGCCGCCCTCACCGAGCTTCCTGCCCTATTGCCGGGATTCGGGTACGACGCCATCGGCTTGCTGCCCCTTCGCGAGGCCATCGCGGAGCGTTACAGTTCCGCCGGGGTCCGGACCACGAGCGCGCAGATCCTGGTGACGTCAGGCGCCCAGCATGCTCTCAACATCGTGATCCGTGCCCTCGCCGGACGCCAGGACAAGATCCTGATGGAGCATCCCAGCTACCCCAATGCCCTGGATGCCATCCGTGTGGCGGGCTGCCGGCCGGTTCCTGTCGCGTTCAGCCAGGCCGTCCACGGAGCCGCAGATGACGCTGGCGGCAATCCCGGAAGCAGCAGCCGTCATGTGTATGCGTGGGACATGCACGCCCTCCAGACCGCAATGATGCAGCAGCGGCCCAGGATTGCGTATGTGGTGCCGGACTTCCACAACCCCACGGGCCAGGCGATGAAGGATGCCCAGCGGCGCCAGCTGGTCCGCGCCGCTGAGGCTGCGGGAACAGTGCTGGTGGTGGATGAGACACTCCGTGAGCTGAACCTCGACGGCGCCGTGACCACTCCGGTGGCTGCTTTCAGTTCCGGGGTGGTCACCATCGGCTCGCTCAGCAAATCGCATTGGGGCGGACTCCGCACGGGTTGGATCCGTGCCTCCGAACCCCTGATCCAGCGGTTCGCTGCCGCACGGACCTCCCTGGATCTGGGCGGCCCGGTCATGGAGCAGCTGGCAGCAGCGCACCTGGTAAGGGCCATGGACGAGCCCCTGCCCGGCCGCCTTGAGGCGCTCCGGCGGAACCGGTCCGCACTGCTGGAACTGCTTCACGGGCACCTGCCGGACTGGGAAGCTGCCTGGCCTTCCGGGGGCCTGTCTGTCTGGTGCAAACTGCCCGCACCGATGAGTACTGCGCTGACGGTCATCGCCCCGGACTTTGGCATCCGGCTGGCTGCAGGGCCGCGCTTCGGAATCGGCGGCGCGTTCGAACGCTATCTCCGCGTGCCGTTCACCTTGCCGCCGGAGCAGTTGGAAACGGCGGTCCGTGCCCTGAAATCGGCCCAGGACAAGCTCGACGCCGCCCCGCAGCTCCGCCGGACGCTCAAGACAGCCCCTGCCGTGGCCATCGCCTGA
- a CDS encoding TetR-like C-terminal domain-containing protein, translating to MARPVIHDASLRAELLTATADLVDREGPARVTLRDVATAAGTSTTAVYSLFGGKSQLLTAVVDDGFRSFRDSQAAAAPDGLRALGLAYRTWALEHQALYRLMFGGALAAYVDCRPSPDAAADAMKPLMEAVAAAQSAGVFLVAPVEAAATAIWGQVHGLVGLELAQVGSPGTDWEAVYESALDAVARGWRA from the coding sequence ATGGCAAGACCTGTAATACACGACGCCTCACTGAGGGCCGAACTCCTCACTGCAACCGCGGACCTCGTGGACCGGGAGGGTCCTGCCCGCGTCACCCTTCGCGACGTCGCTACGGCTGCAGGGACGTCCACCACAGCCGTGTATTCACTGTTCGGCGGCAAATCGCAGCTGCTCACGGCAGTGGTCGATGACGGGTTCCGCTCGTTCCGCGACTCCCAGGCCGCGGCAGCCCCGGACGGACTGCGTGCACTGGGCCTGGCCTACCGGACCTGGGCCCTGGAACACCAGGCCCTGTACCGGCTGATGTTCGGAGGCGCGCTGGCAGCTTACGTCGATTGCCGGCCGAGCCCCGATGCCGCTGCTGATGCCATGAAGCCACTGATGGAAGCCGTCGCTGCGGCCCAGTCAGCCGGAGTCTTCCTGGTGGCTCCGGTGGAGGCCGCTGCCACGGCCATCTGGGGCCAGGTCCACGGCCTTGTCGGGCTGGAACTGGCGCAGGTCGGGTCCCCCGGAACCGACTGGGAGGCTGTCTATGAGTCAGCCTTGGACGCGGTGGCCAGAGGCTGGAGAGCCTGA
- the yczE gene encoding membrane protein YczE codes for MMTRRLLQLFAGLAMYGISLAVFIRAGLGLDPWDVFHQGLAGKTGLSIGVVVIAVSFLVLLLWIPLRQWPGFGTLCNAVLVGVFADIGLAVIPAISHLGGQIGMLAGAVLLNGIASACYIGARFGPGARDGLMTGLARRTGWSVRVSRTLIEVVVLAIGWLLGGSIGVGTVVYALAIGPLVQLLLPRFMVPAVIAGDKQDPRAADSAGDRAVDGAGDSDRQDATLRS; via the coding sequence ATGATGACTCGCAGACTACTCCAGCTCTTTGCCGGCCTTGCCATGTACGGAATCTCCCTTGCCGTTTTCATCCGTGCCGGGCTTGGCCTGGACCCCTGGGATGTGTTCCATCAGGGACTGGCGGGCAAGACCGGCCTGAGCATTGGCGTAGTCGTCATCGCCGTGAGCTTCCTGGTGCTGCTCCTCTGGATTCCGCTGCGCCAATGGCCCGGTTTCGGCACCTTGTGCAACGCCGTGCTGGTCGGTGTGTTCGCGGATATCGGCCTGGCAGTGATCCCGGCTATCTCCCACCTTGGCGGCCAGATCGGGATGCTCGCAGGCGCCGTACTGCTGAACGGTATCGCCTCGGCTTGCTACATCGGCGCAAGGTTCGGCCCGGGTGCGCGTGACGGCCTGATGACGGGCCTGGCCCGGCGCACAGGGTGGTCCGTCCGTGTGTCCCGCACCTTGATTGAGGTAGTGGTGCTCGCAATCGGATGGCTGCTGGGCGGTTCGATAGGCGTGGGCACGGTCGTGTACGCCCTGGCCATCGGACCCCTGGTACAGCTGCTGCTGCCCCGCTTTATGGTTCCCGCTGTGATTGCCGGCGATAAGCAGGACCCTAGAGCCGCGGATAGTGCAGGGGACAGGGCCGTGGACGGTGCCGGGGATTCTGACAGGCAGGACGCCACTCTGCGCAGTTGA
- a CDS encoding Fpg/Nei family DNA glycosylase encodes MPEGDSVWRAASQLHQALSGQKLIASDFRVPRFATLNLVGWTVEEVVPRGKHLLMRVQGPDNQKLTIHSHLKMEGAWQVYPPGGLWRKPGFTARCVLRTATADAVGFSLGIVEVVRTADEDSIVGYLGPDLLGPDWDPAEAERRIRAAPNVPIGVALLDQRNLAGIGNVYRCESCFLSGLHPASPVSAVPDLVALITDAKQLLEANLGSGRRTTVLDSRGNPRGNPRGNPGGIPMGMSARRMPRPAGYWVYGREHRPCLRCGTPIRRDVLGKPNGEEERDIFFCPQCQPLLS; translated from the coding sequence GTGCCTGAGGGCGATTCCGTCTGGCGCGCCGCCAGCCAGCTGCACCAGGCCCTGTCCGGGCAGAAGCTCATCGCCTCCGACTTCCGCGTGCCCCGGTTCGCCACCCTTAATCTGGTCGGCTGGACAGTGGAAGAGGTGGTTCCCCGCGGAAAGCATCTGCTCATGCGGGTGCAAGGGCCGGACAACCAGAAACTCACTATCCACTCGCACCTGAAGATGGAAGGGGCGTGGCAGGTCTATCCGCCGGGTGGACTCTGGCGGAAACCGGGATTTACTGCCAGGTGCGTGCTCCGGACGGCGACGGCGGACGCCGTCGGCTTTTCCCTGGGAATTGTGGAGGTGGTCCGCACCGCGGACGAGGATTCGATCGTAGGGTACTTGGGACCGGACCTGCTCGGTCCCGACTGGGACCCGGCAGAGGCGGAACGGCGGATCCGGGCAGCTCCGAATGTGCCCATCGGGGTCGCGCTGCTGGACCAGCGCAACCTCGCCGGCATCGGGAACGTCTATCGCTGCGAGTCCTGCTTCCTTTCAGGTCTCCACCCGGCGTCGCCCGTTTCGGCCGTTCCGGACCTCGTGGCCCTTATCACCGACGCCAAACAGCTCCTCGAAGCCAACCTCGGCTCGGGCCGCCGGACGACCGTCCTCGACTCCCGCGGAAACCCGCGTGGAAATCCCCGTGGAAACCCGGGCGGGATACCCATGGGGATGTCCGCGAGACGGATGCCGAGGCCAGCCGGCTACTGGGTCTACGGACGGGAGCATCGGCCATGCCTGAGATGCGGAACCCCGATCCGCCGCGATGTCCTGGGCAAGCCCAACGGCGAGGAAGAACGGGACATCTTTTTCTGCCCGCAGTGCCAGCCGTTACTGTCCTAG
- a CDS encoding SRPBCC family protein — translation MTDNREFEIVYDTELPGTPERVWEAITDGTAGWMFPTDQWPDVQTVKEYPTHLVSRMEGPDGWFNQLEHVLEPLDGGRARLHYVHSGIFADNWDEQYDGASKHTEFYLHTLGQYLKYFDGKPVVFTDVQGPAASQRPDGFVQLKKALGVESAAQGSRVELELDGVGRLSGEVDFSNEHFLGLRTSAAMYRFFGRNSFGAPVGMTVHDFSGSGDPEATAKAWGDFLEKVYA, via the coding sequence ATGACTGACAACCGCGAATTCGAAATCGTCTATGACACCGAACTGCCCGGCACGCCCGAGCGCGTCTGGGAGGCCATCACCGACGGGACGGCGGGCTGGATGTTCCCCACTGACCAGTGGCCGGACGTCCAGACCGTCAAGGAATACCCCACCCACCTTGTGTCCCGGATGGAGGGTCCGGACGGCTGGTTCAACCAGCTGGAGCACGTTCTCGAGCCGCTCGACGGCGGCCGGGCCCGCCTGCACTACGTCCACAGTGGCATCTTCGCCGATAACTGGGACGAGCAGTACGACGGCGCCAGCAAGCACACTGAGTTCTACCTGCACACCCTCGGCCAGTATCTGAAGTACTTCGACGGCAAGCCGGTGGTCTTCACGGACGTCCAGGGCCCGGCGGCGTCACAGCGGCCGGACGGATTCGTGCAGCTGAAGAAGGCCCTCGGGGTTGAATCAGCGGCGCAGGGTTCGCGGGTGGAGTTGGAGCTCGACGGCGTGGGGCGGCTTTCCGGGGAAGTGGACTTCTCCAACGAGCACTTCCTGGGCCTGCGGACGTCCGCTGCGATGTACAGGTTCTTCGGCCGGAACTCCTTCGGTGCGCCCGTGGGGATGACTGTGCACGATTTCAGCGGCAGCGGCGATCCGGAAGCCACGGCCAAGGCCTGGGGCGACTTCCTCGAGAAGGTGTACGCGTAG
- a CDS encoding ATP-dependent helicase, with translation MGRFSRPTREWFLGAFSEPTPAQDGAWDAISSSSHALVVAPTGSGKTLAAFLWALDRLLVSAPAPDQDFAEADAPARKKDRRPQTPRRKTRVLYISPLKALGVDVERNLRSPLIGITQTAKRLGLPAPLITVGVRSGDTTAADRRALLSHPPDILITTPESLFLMLTSRARETLAEVDTIIVDEVHAVAGSKRGAHLAVSLERLDALLPKPAQRIGLSATVEPRELVAQFLAGSAPVEIVAPASRKNWDLSVSVPVEDMSDLQGAAGAFDSGPASGLQPQASIWPHVEEKIVDLVLANQSTIVFANSRRLAERLTARLNEIYAERQLAAVGGGWDEPAAEMGREASPAAGVPPSTATPAHMMAQAGSTSGADPVLARAHHGSVSKDQRALIEDDLKSGRLRCVVATSSLELGIDMGAVDLVVQVESPPSVASGLQRVGRAGHQVGEISQGVLFPKHRADLVHTAITVERMLEGKIERLSIPANPLDILAQQTVAATALGSIDVEEWFATIRRSAPFASLPRSAFEATLDLLAGRYPSDEFAELRPRIIWDRNAGTIEGRPGAQRLAVTSGGTIPDRGLFGVYIIGTEVEGSASPSGDGKTATATPAKGGRRVGELDEEMVYESRVGDIFALGATSWKIEDITHDRVLVSPAFGQPGKLPFWKGDSLGRPIDLGRALGAFVRELSAADVGPATERCKASGLDEFAANNLIQYLTEQKLATEVVPSDTTLVVERFHDELGDWRVILHSPFGMPVHAPWALAVGQRLQQRYGLDGSAMAADDGIVLRVPMMEDEPPGAELFLFDPDELEQIVTAEVGGSALFASRFRECAARALLLPRQTPGKRQPLWQQRQRSAQLLDVARKYPAFPIVLETVRECLQDVYDLPALKEIAASVERRELRIVQTTTQQPSPFAKSLLFGYVAQFLYEGDSPLAERRAAALALDSTLLNELLGRVELRELLDAKVIEATERELQRLAPDRRARGVEGVADLLRLLGPLAAEEVAARLVGEMATSAMGEPDADDAAPDPPPASTAVATSHLVSLQRANRAIRVNIGGVERFAAVEDSARLRDAIGVPLPMGVPLAFIEPVADPLGDLVSRYARTHGPFTATEAAARLGLGVAVVGTALKRLAADGRVVEGEFRPHGPPPDIATTGSEEGQQEQALHEMVPPHPTSSEWCDAEVLRRLRRRSLAALRAEVEPVDATAYGRFLPAWQHVRTPGAGRSQPALRGLDGIVTAIDQLSGVPVPASAWEPLVLASRVTDYQPAMLDELMAAGEILWSGAGALPGNDGWISLHLADSAELTLNPAIEYEPGDAQQRLLDHLRNNGGGYFFRQLTDVAGGMDSVLADQDVVSALWDLAWAGRITGDTFAPVRALIAGGHTAHRQVARTPRARSPRLSRLGRSHGTGLLGSAGLGSGLGGGRNGSASGVAATPPLAAGRWSALPLPELDPTIHARATAELLLDRYGVVTRGSVMAEQILGGFGLMYKVLARLEEAGRCRRGYFIEHLGAAQFAVPATVDRLRSYSEDSQLAKADPVALALAATDPANPYGAALPWPALNEEAGTGHRPGRKAGALVVLVDGALVLYVERGGKTLLAFSDDDAVLSAAGSALVGVVTRGAVDKLIMEKVNGHGILDTPIAAALAAAGAYSTPKGLRIRA, from the coding sequence CTGGGCCGCTTCAGCCGGCCCACCCGTGAATGGTTCCTCGGAGCCTTCTCAGAACCCACGCCTGCCCAGGACGGGGCGTGGGATGCCATTTCTTCCAGCTCTCACGCCCTCGTGGTGGCCCCCACCGGATCCGGAAAGACGCTGGCTGCTTTCCTATGGGCACTGGACAGGCTCCTCGTTTCGGCGCCCGCCCCGGATCAGGATTTCGCGGAGGCCGATGCCCCGGCCAGGAAGAAGGACAGGCGTCCGCAGACGCCCCGGCGCAAAACCCGGGTGCTGTATATCTCGCCCCTCAAAGCCCTTGGCGTGGACGTGGAACGGAACCTCCGTTCGCCCCTGATCGGCATCACCCAGACGGCCAAGCGCCTGGGGCTTCCGGCGCCGCTGATCACCGTGGGAGTCAGATCAGGAGATACGACGGCGGCCGACCGACGTGCGTTGCTCAGCCACCCGCCGGACATCCTCATCACCACTCCCGAATCGTTGTTCCTGATGCTGACATCCAGGGCGCGGGAGACCCTCGCAGAGGTGGACACCATCATCGTGGACGAGGTCCACGCGGTGGCCGGGAGCAAGCGCGGCGCCCACCTGGCAGTGTCCCTCGAGAGGCTGGATGCGCTTCTTCCCAAACCTGCCCAGCGCATCGGGCTCTCAGCCACCGTGGAGCCGCGGGAGCTCGTGGCCCAGTTCCTCGCGGGCTCGGCTCCAGTGGAAATCGTGGCACCCGCCTCGCGCAAGAACTGGGACCTGTCTGTCTCGGTGCCCGTCGAGGACATGTCCGATCTCCAGGGGGCAGCAGGCGCCTTCGATTCGGGTCCCGCCTCCGGGCTGCAGCCGCAGGCCTCCATCTGGCCCCATGTAGAGGAAAAGATAGTTGACCTGGTGCTGGCCAATCAGTCCACCATCGTCTTCGCCAATTCCCGCCGCCTCGCCGAGCGGCTCACGGCCCGGCTCAACGAAATCTACGCCGAACGGCAGCTGGCGGCCGTCGGCGGAGGTTGGGACGAACCGGCCGCTGAAATGGGGCGGGAGGCGTCTCCCGCTGCCGGCGTACCGCCGTCGACTGCCACACCCGCGCACATGATGGCGCAAGCCGGCAGCACATCAGGCGCTGATCCCGTCCTGGCCCGAGCCCACCATGGCTCTGTTTCCAAGGACCAGCGGGCCCTGATTGAGGATGACCTCAAATCGGGGCGGCTGCGCTGTGTTGTTGCCACATCATCCCTAGAGCTTGGCATCGACATGGGCGCCGTGGACCTGGTGGTGCAGGTCGAGTCCCCGCCGTCCGTGGCTAGCGGGCTGCAGCGCGTGGGCCGCGCGGGGCACCAGGTGGGCGAGATATCGCAGGGCGTGCTGTTCCCCAAGCACCGCGCAGACCTGGTCCACACCGCGATCACCGTGGAAAGGATGCTCGAAGGCAAGATCGAGCGGCTCAGCATCCCCGCCAACCCCCTGGATATCCTCGCCCAGCAGACCGTCGCGGCCACTGCCTTGGGGAGCATCGACGTCGAGGAGTGGTTCGCCACCATCCGGCGGTCCGCCCCCTTCGCATCCCTTCCCCGCTCCGCGTTTGAAGCCACGCTGGATCTGCTGGCCGGCCGCTACCCGTCAGACGAGTTCGCCGAGCTCCGCCCCAGGATCATCTGGGACCGCAATGCCGGCACCATTGAGGGCAGGCCCGGGGCACAAAGGCTTGCGGTGACATCCGGCGGCACCATCCCGGACCGCGGCCTATTCGGCGTCTACATCATCGGCACGGAAGTTGAAGGCTCTGCGTCGCCTTCCGGCGACGGCAAAACAGCTACGGCTACGCCCGCGAAAGGCGGCCGGCGGGTGGGCGAACTGGACGAGGAAATGGTGTACGAATCCAGGGTGGGCGACATCTTCGCGCTGGGCGCCACGAGCTGGAAGATCGAAGACATCACCCATGACCGCGTGCTCGTATCCCCGGCGTTCGGGCAGCCGGGAAAGCTTCCGTTCTGGAAAGGCGACTCCCTCGGGCGCCCCATCGACCTGGGCCGCGCCCTGGGTGCCTTCGTCCGTGAATTGTCCGCGGCCGACGTCGGGCCTGCCACCGAACGCTGCAAGGCCAGCGGCCTGGACGAATTCGCCGCCAACAACCTCATCCAATACCTGACCGAACAGAAGCTGGCCACGGAGGTCGTCCCGAGCGACACCACCCTGGTGGTTGAGCGCTTCCACGACGAACTGGGCGACTGGCGGGTCATCCTGCACAGCCCGTTCGGCATGCCGGTGCACGCGCCCTGGGCGCTCGCCGTCGGGCAGCGCCTCCAGCAGCGGTATGGGCTGGACGGCTCCGCAATGGCCGCTGACGACGGCATCGTACTGCGCGTCCCGATGATGGAGGACGAGCCGCCGGGGGCCGAACTTTTCCTCTTCGACCCCGACGAGCTGGAGCAGATCGTCACGGCTGAGGTAGGCGGAAGTGCGCTCTTCGCCTCCCGCTTCCGCGAGTGCGCCGCCCGCGCGCTGCTGCTCCCCCGGCAGACCCCGGGCAAACGGCAGCCGCTCTGGCAGCAGCGCCAGCGGTCGGCGCAGTTGCTTGACGTGGCCAGGAAATACCCAGCGTTCCCCATCGTCCTGGAAACTGTCCGGGAGTGCCTCCAGGACGTCTACGACCTTCCCGCCCTTAAAGAGATTGCTGCGTCCGTGGAACGCCGTGAGCTGCGGATCGTGCAGACCACCACCCAGCAGCCCTCGCCCTTCGCCAAGTCCCTGCTGTTCGGGTACGTGGCCCAGTTCCTGTACGAGGGCGACTCCCCGCTGGCCGAGCGCCGTGCCGCCGCCCTTGCGCTGGACTCGACGCTCCTGAATGAACTCCTTGGCCGGGTTGAACTACGGGAACTGCTGGACGCCAAGGTCATTGAAGCCACGGAACGCGAGCTCCAGCGCCTCGCACCGGACCGCCGAGCCCGCGGCGTGGAGGGCGTGGCGGACCTGCTCCGCCTCCTGGGTCCGCTGGCAGCAGAGGAAGTGGCCGCCCGTCTTGTCGGGGAGATGGCTACCAGCGCCATGGGCGAACCCGACGCAGACGACGCGGCACCTGATCCTCCGCCGGCCAGCACGGCGGTGGCTACCTCCCACCTGGTTTCGCTGCAGCGGGCCAATCGCGCCATCAGGGTGAACATCGGCGGGGTGGAGCGTTTTGCTGCCGTGGAGGACTCGGCCCGCCTGCGCGACGCCATCGGCGTTCCACTGCCCATGGGCGTTCCCCTCGCCTTCATCGAACCCGTGGCCGACCCGTTGGGCGACCTCGTCTCGCGCTACGCCCGCACGCACGGGCCCTTCACTGCCACGGAAGCCGCGGCGCGGCTGGGACTCGGGGTGGCTGTCGTAGGCACCGCCCTGAAAAGGCTCGCCGCTGACGGCCGCGTCGTGGAAGGTGAATTCCGGCCGCACGGACCTCCGCCGGATATCGCCACAACAGGCAGTGAGGAGGGCCAGCAGGAACAGGCACTCCACGAAATGGTGCCTCCTCATCCGACCAGCAGCGAGTGGTGCGATGCCGAGGTCCTCCGGAGGCTCCGGCGTCGTTCGTTGGCCGCCCTCCGCGCTGAAGTAGAGCCAGTAGACGCTACCGCATACGGTCGTTTCCTTCCCGCCTGGCAGCATGTCCGCACGCCGGGGGCCGGACGCAGCCAGCCTGCCCTGCGTGGACTGGATGGGATAGTCACTGCCATCGATCAGCTGTCCGGGGTGCCTGTACCGGCGTCGGCCTGGGAGCCCCTGGTCCTGGCGAGCAGGGTCACGGATTACCAGCCTGCCATGTTGGACGAACTCATGGCCGCCGGTGAGATCCTCTGGTCCGGGGCTGGGGCGCTGCCTGGAAACGACGGCTGGATTAGCCTCCACCTGGCCGATTCCGCCGAGCTCACGCTGAACCCTGCCATCGAATACGAACCAGGCGACGCGCAGCAGCGGCTGCTCGACCACCTCCGGAACAACGGCGGTGGGTACTTCTTCCGGCAACTGACTGACGTTGCCGGTGGTATGGATTCTGTGCTGGCGGACCAGGATGTGGTCTCCGCCCTTTGGGACCTTGCCTGGGCCGGAAGGATCACCGGGGACACGTTCGCGCCTGTGCGCGCCCTCATCGCCGGAGGCCACACGGCCCACCGCCAGGTCGCCCGCACGCCCCGGGCACGCTCACCGCGCCTCAGCCGGCTCGGCCGCTCGCACGGCACCGGACTGCTCGGCTCAGCGGGGCTCGGCTCGGGCCTTGGCGGAGGACGGAACGGTTCAGCTTCCGGAGTCGCGGCCACTCCCCCGCTGGCGGCGGGCCGGTGGTCCGCACTGCCGCTGCCCGAACTGGATCCCACCATTCACGCGCGCGCCACCGCTGAACTGCTACTGGACCGCTACGGCGTGGTGACCAGGGGCTCCGTTATGGCCGAGCAGATACTGGGGGGATTCGGTCTGATGTACAAGGTCCTCGCACGGCTGGAAGAGGCTGGCCGCTGCCGGCGAGGGTACTTCATTGAACACCTGGGGGCGGCGCAGTTCGCGGTTCCGGCAACCGTGGACAGGCTTCGCTCCTACTCGGAGGACAGCCAGCTTGCCAAGGCGGACCCTGTGGCGCTGGCCCTGGCGGCCACAGATCCGGCCAACCCCTATGGCGCCGCGCTGCCGTGGCCGGCTCTCAATGAAGAGGCGGGTACGGGGCATCGTCCGGGGCGGAAGGCCGGCGCCCTGGTGGTGCTCGTTGACGGCGCCCTGGTCCTGTATGTGGAACGCGGCGGAAAGACGCTGCTGGCCTTTAGCGACGACGACGCCGTACTGTCGGCCGCCGGCTCAGCCCTGGTAGGGGTCGTGACCCGCGGGGCAGTGGACAAGCTGATCATGGAGAAGGTCAACGGCCACGGCATCCTGGACACTCCGATAGCTGCAGCACTGGCTGCTGCCGGGGCCTACTCCACCCCCAAGGGGCTGAGGATCCGTGCCTGA